The Streptomyces sp. RFCAC02 DNA window AAGGCTCCAGCCCGTCCCTGTTTGTCCGGACTGATGAGGTGCGGCAGCTGCGGCGTGGAGACACGCTGACCATCGGTGAGGAAAATTTCTGGGTAGATCGGGTTTCGCCGGATGATGGCGGAAGTTGTCATCTCTGGCTTGGACGGGGCGTACCGCCTGCCGTTAACCGTCGCCGCTGAAAGGGGGATGTATGGCCATAAAAGGTCTTGAGCAGGCCGTTGAAAACCTCAGCCGTATCAGCAAAACGGCGGTGCCTGGTGCCGCCGCAATGGCCATTAACCGCGTTGCTTCATCCGCGATATCGCAGTCGGCGTCACAGGTTGCCCGTGAGACAAAGGTACGCCGGAAACTGGTAAAGGAAAGGGCCAGGCTGAAAAGGGCCACGGTCAAAAATCCGCAGGCCAGAATCAAAGTTAACCGGGGGGATTTGCCCGTAATCAAGCTGGGTAATGCGCGGGTTGTCCTTTCGCGCCGCAGGCGTCGTAAAAAGGGGCAGCGTTCATCCCTGAAAGGTGGCGGCAGCGTGCTTGTGGTGGGTAACCGTCGTATTCCCGGCGCGTTTATTCAGCAACTGAAAAATGGCCGGTGGCATGTCATGCAGCGTGTGGCTGGGAAAAACCGTTACCCCATTGATGTGGTGAAAATCCCGATGGCGGTGCCGCTGACCACGGCGTTTAAACAAAATATTGAGCGGATACGGCGTGAACGTCTTCCGAAAGAGCTGGGCTATGCGCTGCAGCATCAACTGAGGATGGTAATAAAGCGATGAAACATACTGAACTCCGTGCAGCCGTACTGGATGCACTGGAGAAGCATGACACCGGGGCGACGTTTTTTGATGGTCGCCCCGCTGTTTTTGATGAGGCGGATTTTCCGGCAGTTGCCGTTTATCTCACCGGCGCTGAATACACGGGCGAAGAGCTGGACAGCGATACCTGGCAGGCGGAGCTGCATATCGAAGTTTTCCTGCCTGCTCAGGTGCCGGATTCAGAGCTGGATGCGTGGATGGAGTCCCGGATTTATCCGGTGATGAGCGATATCCCGGCACTGTCAGATTTGATCACCAGTATGGTGGCCAGCGGCTATGACTACCGGCGCGACGATGATGCGGGCTTGTGGAGTTCAGCCGATCTGACTTATGTCATTACCTATGAAATGTGAGGACGCTATGCCTGTACCAAATCCTACAATGCCGGTGAAAGGTGCCGGGACCACCCTGTGGGTTTATAAGGGGAGCGGTGACCCTTACGCGAA harbors:
- a CDS encoding head-tail joining protein → MADFDNLFDAAIARADETIRGYMGTSATITSGEQSGAVIRGVFDDPENISYAGQGVRVEGSSPSLFVRTDEVRQLRRGDTLTIGEENFWVDRVSPDDGGSCHLWLGRGVPPAVNRRR
- a CDS encoding phage tail protein, producing MAIKGLEQAVENLSRISKTAVPGAAAMAINRVASSAISQSASQVARETKVRRKLVKERARLKRATVKNPQARIKVNRGDLPVIKLGNARVVLSRRRRRKKGQRSSLKGGGSVLVVGNRRIPGAFIQQLKNGRWHVMQRVAGKNRYPIDVVKIPMAVPLTTAFKQNIERIRRERLPKELGYALQHQLRMVIKR
- a CDS encoding phage minor tail U family protein, whose amino-acid sequence is MKHTELRAAVLDALEKHDTGATFFDGRPAVFDEADFPAVAVYLTGAEYTGEELDSDTWQAELHIEVFLPAQVPDSELDAWMESRIYPVMSDIPALSDLITSMVASGYDYRRDDDAGLWSSADLTYVITYEM